The following proteins are co-located in the Pseudomonas synxantha genome:
- a CDS encoding TetR/AcrR family transcriptional regulator, with amino-acid sequence MDEHKALGVMRTMVDGGQLTDPESARGKLLQTAAHLFRNKGFERTTVRDLASAVGIQSGSIFHHFKSKDEILRAVMEETIHYNTAMMRASLEEANNVRERVLALIRCELQSIMGGSGEAMAVLVYEWRSLSAEGQAQVLALRDVYEQIWLQVLGEAKAAGYIKGDVFITRRFLTGALSWTTTWFRAQGSLTLEQLAEEALLMVLKSD; translated from the coding sequence GTGGATGAGCACAAAGCCCTGGGGGTGATGCGCACCATGGTTGACGGTGGCCAATTGACCGACCCGGAAAGTGCGCGGGGCAAATTGCTGCAAACCGCAGCTCACCTATTCCGCAACAAGGGCTTTGAACGCACGACCGTGCGGGATTTGGCCAGCGCCGTGGGCATCCAGTCGGGCAGCATCTTTCATCATTTCAAGAGCAAGGACGAGATCCTGCGGGCAGTGATGGAGGAAACCATCCATTACAACACCGCGATGATGCGTGCTTCGCTGGAGGAGGCGAATAACGTGCGCGAGCGTGTGCTGGCGCTGATTCGCTGCGAGTTGCAGTCGATCATGGGCGGCAGTGGCGAGGCCATGGCGGTGCTGGTCTACGAATGGCGCTCGTTGTCGGCCGAAGGTCAGGCCCAGGTGCTCGCCCTGCGCGACGTGTACGAACAGATCTGGCTGCAGGTATTGGGCGAGGCCAAGGCCGCTGGTTATATCAAGGGCGACGTGTTTATCACCCGGCGCTTCCTCACCGGCGCGCTGTCCTGGACCACCACCTGGTTCCGCGCCCAGGGCAGCCTGACCCTTGAGCAATTGGCTGAAGAGGCGTTGCTGATGGTGCTTAAGTCAGACTGA